Proteins co-encoded in one Leucobacter exalbidus genomic window:
- a CDS encoding FtsK/SpoIIIE domain-containing protein — protein sequence MKFRVALQLPDGGTHDVTLACDVTATVADLARTLIRAGLAADPLLGRIAAERLRPVTIRGSSTATAPPVLLDPGSPVAGSGLQSGWTIEPVAEFGGAPAERLVTPAGYLEVLTGSQAGALFSLVPGMNLVGRDPGSRAHLKDPSVSRRHAAIECGTDGETRLHDLGSANGTRVALPENAGAGAGAGGGVGDHGADEKNREGGHARNSDNSAGVRLRGPTELQVGDVVLKFTPGPPPQILPTHTMSARVLPHRALHTRSPRIDPVFPQTNRQLPAPPPATQTTRIPTLALIAPVIMGGVLFLVTGQALMLMMMAFTPVMMLGSWVDGAVTKRRKQRRAGQRFRAALAAERTELEALLEQEIAVRGTETPTVPEIADAMSARSGLLWARRPEHGAFLEARLGEGELPSRTTLTAPARGDGPHEDWAEVRALETEFATAHPVPVLERFDRCGSIGVAGDPVYASGLARSLVLQLAGLHSPEELVLACFAGGGRAGGGTITGAPWEWLKWLPHSSPVTSPIGAWQLADDEASTTRLLIAIEALIEGRSGAVPGSGVRSHLAADTRNDEGRGEAVKSLRPLPAVVALVLADGAAPDAATLSRLIGVAEAGPDVGVHLIWVARSRAELPAACRTFVDLDRAGSTVGFVRTGTRVALSRAEFVDLPVAVQLARTLAPVEDAAARALDESDLPKQVALRELHPIDLATGPAPILRAWQGTLASNWVRGSERDEVSLAAPVGQGPAGPAMIDLRRHGPHALVGGTTGSGKSEFLQTWIMSLAALISPDRLTYLLVDYKGGAAFAECVDLPHTVGLVTDLSPHLVRRALTSLRAELRYREELLAEHGAKDLATMERRSDPAAPPALVIVIDEFAALASDVPEFVEGVVDVAQRGRSLGLHLILATQRPAGVIKDNLRANTNLRVALRMADEADSSDVIGVKDAAFFAAETPGRGAIKVGPGRIAHFQTGYLGGRATERAPVPTLEIRSLGFAEGEPWAVPPEPGGRRLAEALNAAPDHAVRAKPPRDIERLRDNLVAAAHEAGVAAPRKPWLDELPRVLGLAGLAELRPAGTADAAGSAGSLSSAERSDAVAIGLSDLPELQAQQPVMIDLEHTGNVAIIGASGTGKTSALITLAQALSAQAMDHPVELYGIDAGGGALDAIRSLPTVGAVVPLADTELTGRVLRRVLDALTERASRFAAARCNGLAAYRRTATASRIVLLIDGFAALRQAAEAPAGPHTQLQQLTDIMATGRAAGVHVIMTCDRPGAIPTALAASVQEQYVLRLANPADYGYFAGAAEMLDGAGPGRAVLVGGAQHTAGAAGSSGAPGVPGTSGRRRGPQLTELQFALAGGEPELRAQTRAVETLAEQLRHAQLPPVAEVRKAPTFIALNDLAASIGDRPTYGIDTSDLAPITLPTRGLGVIAGPSGAGLSTAAATCAIAAARGARARGETTELILLTLTDDGLRRRGIWDRIAHEEDAVRDLARELTIRLGGKPPRGPQLLPGLIGGPVDAVHGAEAPGAVPDLVPDPASPTPAPVSRPVIVIERASTAEGTEALAELVALVKTARRADALVLVEFEQGTGGAIWDLFAALKQPTWGLALQPDEGESQSPFREHLGRVKRADFPPGRGFAIEGGRATPVHVAICAGATEENLIEL from the coding sequence GTGAAGTTTCGGGTCGCGCTGCAGCTGCCCGACGGCGGCACTCACGATGTCACGCTTGCGTGCGATGTCACCGCGACGGTCGCCGATCTGGCCCGCACCCTTATTCGGGCGGGGCTCGCAGCCGACCCGCTGCTCGGCCGCATCGCCGCCGAGCGGCTGCGCCCCGTGACTATCCGTGGGAGCAGCACCGCTACTGCGCCGCCCGTGCTGCTCGACCCGGGCAGCCCGGTTGCGGGCTCAGGGCTGCAGTCGGGGTGGACGATCGAACCGGTGGCCGAGTTCGGGGGTGCGCCGGCCGAGCGGCTCGTCACCCCGGCGGGGTACCTCGAAGTGCTGACCGGATCACAGGCGGGAGCGCTCTTCAGCCTGGTGCCGGGGATGAACCTGGTGGGGCGAGACCCCGGCTCACGAGCGCACCTGAAGGATCCCAGCGTCTCGCGCAGGCACGCCGCCATCGAGTGCGGCACCGACGGCGAGACCAGACTGCACGACCTGGGAAGCGCGAACGGCACCCGAGTCGCCCTGCCAGAGAACGCTGGTGCTGGTGCTGGTGCCGGTGGCGGTGTCGGTGATCACGGGGCCGACGAGAAAAACCGCGAGGGCGGCCACGCGAGGAACAGCGACAACTCAGCGGGTGTGCGGCTGCGGGGCCCTACTGAATTACAAGTGGGCGACGTGGTGCTGAAATTCACCCCGGGCCCGCCACCCCAGATTCTGCCGACCCACACAATGTCTGCTCGAGTGCTGCCGCACCGGGCGCTCCACACCCGATCGCCGCGCATCGACCCGGTATTTCCACAGACGAACAGGCAGCTCCCCGCGCCGCCGCCCGCCACACAAACCACCCGCATCCCCACACTGGCCCTCATTGCACCGGTCATCATGGGCGGCGTACTGTTTCTCGTCACCGGGCAGGCGTTGATGCTCATGATGATGGCGTTCACGCCCGTCATGATGCTGGGCAGCTGGGTCGACGGCGCGGTGACCAAGCGCCGCAAGCAGCGCCGCGCAGGTCAGCGCTTTCGTGCGGCGCTCGCCGCAGAACGCACCGAGCTTGAAGCCCTGCTTGAACAAGAAATAGCGGTGCGCGGCACCGAAACTCCCACTGTTCCCGAGATCGCCGACGCCATGAGCGCACGCTCAGGCCTGCTGTGGGCGAGGCGCCCCGAACACGGTGCGTTCCTAGAGGCACGGCTGGGGGAAGGCGAACTGCCCAGCCGCACCACCCTCACCGCGCCTGCACGGGGCGACGGCCCCCACGAAGACTGGGCGGAGGTGCGTGCGCTCGAGACCGAATTTGCCACCGCGCACCCGGTGCCGGTGCTTGAACGCTTCGACCGGTGCGGATCGATCGGAGTGGCCGGTGACCCCGTGTACGCCTCGGGGCTGGCCAGGTCCCTCGTGCTGCAACTGGCCGGGCTCCATTCGCCAGAAGAACTCGTGCTGGCGTGCTTCGCGGGCGGTGGTCGTGCGGGCGGTGGAACAATCACCGGGGCGCCCTGGGAATGGTTGAAATGGTTGCCCCATTCCTCCCCGGTGACGAGCCCGATTGGCGCCTGGCAGCTCGCCGATGACGAGGCCTCCACCACACGGTTACTGATCGCGATCGAGGCGCTTATTGAGGGGAGATCCGGGGCAGTACCTGGCAGCGGAGTGCGCTCGCACTTGGCCGCCGACACCCGCAATGATGAGGGGCGAGGTGAGGCGGTGAAGAGTCTGCGGCCGTTGCCCGCGGTGGTCGCGCTCGTGCTCGCCGACGGCGCAGCACCCGACGCGGCGACGCTCTCGCGCCTGATTGGGGTGGCCGAGGCAGGGCCCGACGTGGGGGTGCACCTGATCTGGGTGGCCCGATCGCGTGCCGAGCTGCCCGCCGCGTGCCGCACCTTTGTCGACCTCGATCGGGCCGGAAGCACGGTGGGGTTCGTGCGCACGGGCACCCGCGTGGCCCTCAGCCGGGCCGAATTCGTCGACCTGCCGGTGGCGGTGCAGCTCGCACGCACCCTCGCGCCCGTCGAAGATGCCGCCGCCCGCGCGCTCGACGAAAGCGACCTCCCCAAACAGGTCGCGCTGCGCGAACTCCACCCGATCGATCTCGCCACGGGGCCCGCGCCGATTCTGCGGGCCTGGCAGGGCACGCTTGCCTCGAACTGGGTGCGCGGCAGCGAACGCGACGAGGTCTCGCTCGCGGCCCCCGTGGGGCAGGGGCCCGCTGGCCCCGCCATGATCGATCTGCGCCGCCACGGCCCGCACGCCCTCGTGGGCGGCACGACCGGATCCGGCAAATCAGAGTTTCTGCAGACCTGGATCATGAGCCTCGCAGCCCTCATCAGCCCCGACCGGCTCACGTATCTGCTGGTCGACTATAAAGGCGGCGCCGCGTTCGCCGAGTGCGTCGACCTGCCACACACGGTGGGCCTTGTGACCGACCTCAGCCCACACCTGGTGCGGCGGGCCCTGACTTCGCTGCGCGCCGAGCTGCGGTACCGCGAAGAACTGCTCGCTGAGCACGGCGCCAAAGATCTCGCCACGATGGAGCGCCGTAGCGACCCAGCAGCCCCGCCCGCGCTCGTCATCGTGATCGACGAGTTTGCTGCGCTCGCGAGCGACGTCCCCGAATTCGTCGAGGGCGTCGTCGACGTGGCCCAGCGGGGGCGCTCGCTCGGGCTCCACCTGATTCTTGCCACGCAGCGCCCCGCGGGCGTCATCAAAGACAACCTGCGGGCCAACACGAACCTGCGGGTGGCGCTGCGCATGGCCGACGAAGCCGACAGCAGCGACGTCATCGGCGTGAAAGACGCCGCATTCTTCGCCGCCGAAACCCCGGGGCGGGGCGCGATCAAAGTGGGCCCGGGCCGCATCGCGCACTTCCAAACGGGGTACTTGGGTGGGCGGGCCACCGAACGGGCGCCCGTGCCGACCCTCGAAATCCGCTCCCTCGGATTCGCCGAGGGCGAGCCGTGGGCGGTGCCGCCCGAACCTGGGGGCCGCCGGCTGGCTGAGGCGCTGAATGCTGCCCCGGATCATGCCGTGCGTGCCAAGCCGCCGCGCGACATCGAACGCCTGCGCGACAACCTCGTGGCTGCCGCCCACGAAGCGGGTGTGGCGGCGCCCCGCAAACCCTGGCTCGATGAGCTGCCGAGGGTGCTCGGGCTCGCGGGGCTCGCGGAACTGCGGCCCGCGGGCACGGCTGATGCAGCAGGCTCCGCTGGTTCCTTAAGCTCCGCCGAACGCAGCGACGCGGTGGCCATCGGGCTCAGCGATCTCCCCGAACTACAGGCCCAGCAACCCGTCATGATCGACCTCGAACACACCGGCAACGTCGCCATCATCGGTGCGAGCGGCACCGGCAAAACGAGTGCACTGATCACACTGGCCCAGGCACTCTCGGCGCAGGCCATGGACCACCCGGTCGAGCTGTACGGCATCGATGCGGGAGGCGGGGCGCTCGACGCGATCCGCTCCCTGCCTACCGTGGGAGCCGTAGTGCCCCTCGCCGACACCGAACTCACCGGCCGGGTACTGCGCCGGGTACTCGACGCCCTCACCGAACGCGCGAGCCGATTCGCGGCCGCCCGCTGCAACGGCCTCGCGGCCTACCGCCGCACGGCCACCGCATCCCGCATCGTGCTGCTCATCGACGGATTCGCCGCGCTGCGCCAAGCCGCAGAAGCCCCCGCAGGCCCCCACACCCAGCTCCAACAACTCACCGACATCATGGCCACCGGGCGGGCCGCCGGCGTGCACGTCATCATGACCTGCGACCGACCCGGGGCGATCCCCACCGCGCTCGCCGCAAGCGTGCAAGAACAATACGTGCTGCGCCTCGCCAACCCGGCCGACTACGGCTACTTCGCCGGAGCCGCCGAAATGCTCGACGGCGCGGGCCCCGGCCGAGCCGTACTCGTGGGCGGAGCGCAGCACACCGCCGGAGCCGCAGGATCCAGCGGCGCCCCGGGCGTCCCTGGAACATCAGGCCGCCGCCGCGGGCCGCAGCTCACCGAGCTGCAGTTCGCGCTCGCGGGTGGGGAGCCCGAACTGCGCGCCCAAACCCGAGCCGTCGAAACCCTCGCCGAGCAGCTGCGTCACGCCCAACTGCCCCCGGTCGCCGAGGTGCGCAAGGCGCCCACGTTCATCGCACTGAACGACCTCGCCGCGAGCATCGGCGACCGCCCCACCTACGGCATCGACACGAGCGATCTCGCGCCGATCACCCTGCCCACCCGCGGGCTCGGCGTGATCGCGGGGCCCTCGGGCGCCGGGCTATCCACGGCGGCCGCGACCTGCGCCATCGCGGCGGCGCGCGGGGCACGGGCGCGCGGCGAAACGACAGAACTCATCCTGCTCACCCTCACCGACGACGGATTGCGGCGGCGCGGCATCTGGGACCGGATCGCGCACGAAGAGGACGCGGTGCGCGATCTCGCCCGCGAGCTCACGATCAGGCTAGGCGGTAAGCCGCCGCGCGGCCCGCAACTCTTGCCCGGGCTCATCGGCGGCCCGGTCGATGCGGTGCACGGCGCGGAGGCGCCGGGAGCAGTACCTGATCTGGTCCCGGATCCCGCGTCGCCCACCCCCGCACCCGTTTCGCGGCCCGTGATCGTGATCGAGCGGGCCTCAACCGCTGAGGGAACGGAGGCGCTCGCAGAACTCGTGGCGCTCGTGAAAACGGCGCGGCGGGCCGATGCCCTGGTGCTCGTCGAGTTCGAGCAGGGCACCGGCGGCGCGATTTGGGATCTGTTCGCGGCGCTGAAACAGCCCACGTGGGGGCTCGCGTTGCAACCCGACGAGGGTGAAAGCCAGAGCCCGTTTCGAGAACACCTGGGCCGCGTCAAGCGGGCCGACTTTCCTCCGGGCCGCGGGTTCGCGATCGAGGGTGGCCGTGCGACCCCCGTGCACGTCGCTATATGCGCGGGGGCCACTGAGGAGAACCTGATCGAGCTATGA
- a CDS encoding dicarboxylate/amino acid:cation symporter, which produces MKLLRAMPLLAWIVLAIILGILTGPIMPIWLGNVFLTYNSIFSGFLGFTVPLIILGLVTPAIAELGKGAGKWLGLTAGLAYGSTILAGLLAYVVSRWLFTASLGGGGLESLADGAGSGFAPYITLGASATGSATEIVLSPVIDVMSALVLAFVVGIGITGFKSRVLFRGAVEFRTVIEAVIRRIIVPALPLFIFGIFLDLSASGSAVTVVTKFLLVVIVSFALTLVVLLVQFTIGGLMNGLNPLKALWNMRDAYFTALGTSSSAATIPVTLASTKKNGVTDAVAGFVVPLCATIHLSGSMVKITCFSVAVLLLTGGDVSFGAYFPFLLMLGVMMIAAPGVPGGAIAAAAGLLSQMLGFGEMEIGLMFAAYIALDSFGTATNVTGDGALALILNKLTKGNLGAQAQSEADETVDAVDGGDAEVKHSLA; this is translated from the coding sequence ATGAAACTTTTGCGCGCGATGCCGCTGCTTGCTTGGATTGTCCTCGCGATCATCCTCGGAATTCTCACCGGCCCGATCATGCCGATCTGGCTCGGAAACGTGTTCCTCACCTACAACTCGATCTTCTCGGGCTTCCTCGGGTTCACCGTCCCCCTGATCATTTTGGGCCTCGTTACCCCCGCCATCGCAGAGCTGGGCAAGGGCGCCGGCAAGTGGCTCGGCCTCACCGCCGGCCTCGCGTACGGCTCGACGATTCTCGCCGGCCTGCTCGCGTACGTCGTCAGCCGTTGGCTGTTCACCGCGTCGCTCGGCGGCGGCGGGCTCGAATCGCTCGCTGATGGCGCGGGATCGGGCTTCGCCCCCTACATCACCCTTGGCGCCAGCGCGACCGGCTCAGCGACCGAGATCGTGCTCTCCCCAGTGATCGACGTGATGAGCGCGCTCGTGCTCGCGTTCGTGGTGGGTATTGGCATCACTGGGTTCAAGAGCCGGGTGCTGTTCCGCGGCGCCGTCGAGTTCCGCACAGTGATCGAGGCGGTCATTCGCCGCATCATCGTGCCCGCCCTGCCGCTGTTCATCTTCGGTATCTTCCTCGACCTGTCGGCGAGCGGTTCGGCCGTGACGGTCGTCACCAAGTTCTTGCTCGTGGTCATTGTGTCGTTCGCGCTCACGCTCGTGGTGCTGCTGGTGCAGTTCACCATTGGTGGGTTGATGAACGGCCTGAACCCGCTGAAGGCGCTGTGGAACATGCGCGACGCATACTTCACCGCGCTCGGCACCTCGTCATCGGCCGCCACCATTCCGGTGACGCTCGCCTCGACGAAGAAAAACGGGGTCACCGATGCGGTGGCTGGGTTCGTGGTGCCGCTGTGCGCGACGATCCACCTGTCGGGTTCGATGGTGAAGATCACCTGCTTCTCGGTCGCCGTGCTGCTGCTCACCGGCGGCGACGTGTCGTTCGGCGCCTACTTCCCGTTCCTGCTGATGCTCGGCGTGATGATGATCGCGGCCCCCGGCGTTCCCGGCGGCGCAATCGCTGCGGCCGCGGGCCTGCTCTCGCAGATGCTCGGCTTCGGCGAGATGGAAATCGGCCTGATGTTCGCAGCGTACATCGCGCTCGACAGCTTCGGCACCGCCACCAACGTGACGGGCGACGGCGCACTCGCGCTGATCCTCAACAAACTCACCAAGGGCAACTTGGGAGCGCAGGCACAGAGCGAAGCCGACGAAACGGTAGACGCCGTTGACGGCGGCGACGCTGAGGTGAAGCACTCGCTCGCGTGA
- a CDS encoding SGNH/GDSL hydrolase family protein, with the protein MSKEPGHARIRYVAIGDSFTEGVGDEQPDRSVRGWADLVAQGIADAVGEPIAYANLAIRGRLLAAIIAEQLEPALSLGPTLISFNGGGNDMLRPGTDMPWIIAESERALTRIAEAGAAPLLITGANPTVGIPNGDSVRAKGDQLTQAATGLATKLDVQYCNNWSDEVLARREYWSTDRLHLAPVGHHRVAANVLTALGYATPADWVLDAAPRPAPTVRDQLKYTRQHVLPWIGRRLTGRSSGDGRSAKYASWVEIAPRTGA; encoded by the coding sequence GTGAGCAAAGAACCCGGGCACGCACGTATTCGCTATGTCGCCATTGGTGACAGCTTCACCGAGGGCGTCGGTGACGAGCAGCCCGATAGATCGGTGCGCGGCTGGGCCGACCTCGTCGCACAGGGCATCGCCGACGCAGTGGGCGAACCGATCGCGTACGCCAACCTCGCCATCAGAGGCCGTCTGCTCGCGGCCATCATCGCCGAACAGCTTGAGCCCGCGCTCTCCCTCGGTCCTACGCTCATCAGCTTCAACGGCGGCGGCAACGACATGCTGCGCCCCGGCACCGATATGCCGTGGATCATCGCAGAATCTGAGCGCGCCCTCACCCGCATCGCCGAGGCTGGTGCGGCCCCCCTGTTGATCACGGGGGCGAACCCAACGGTGGGCATTCCGAACGGCGACAGCGTGCGCGCGAAGGGCGATCAGCTGACGCAGGCCGCGACCGGGCTCGCCACGAAACTCGATGTGCAGTACTGCAACAACTGGAGCGATGAGGTGCTCGCGCGCCGCGAATACTGGTCGACTGACCGCCTGCATCTTGCCCCGGTGGGTCACCACCGGGTTGCCGCGAACGTGCTTACCGCGCTCGGCTACGCGACCCCGGCCGACTGGGTGCTCGATGCCGCACCGCGGCCCGCACCCACGGTGCGCGATCAGCTGAAGTACACCCGCCAGCACGTACTGCCGTGGATCGGGCGCCGGCTCACCGGCCGCTCGAGTGGCGACGGTCGCAGCGCGAAGTACGCTTCATGGGTCGAGATCGCACCGCGCACGGGCGCGTAA